From one Streptomyces sp. ICC1 genomic stretch:
- a CDS encoding DnaB-like helicase C-terminal domain-containing protein, with protein MESTEQSPVLTLAELLARSEEAPAHSLGHRPGLRTGLEGLDTAMGGLEPGTLTVLASRPGLGRSTLLQNICQWNVGGRFLGGLPQAQEREAVSALFASTEQSTEQIMVRLLSAAARVERDHIRTGELTDEDLRRLERAQSVLEVAPLFVMASASFTDGQLTEHARRLVHEHQVQLVGVDGLEAMGPGLSLGQAARALKALARELAVPIVATAPLWAASRRPHRMPALEDLQDEIVFAADTVVLVHREDAYDPTSRPWEADLVVAKARSARPGIAANIAFQSHYARFTDFVPS; from the coding sequence ATGGAGTCGACCGAGCAGTCGCCCGTGCTCACGCTGGCGGAGCTCCTCGCGAGAAGCGAGGAGGCGCCGGCGCACAGCCTCGGACATCGGCCGGGGCTGCGCACCGGACTCGAGGGGCTGGATACCGCGATGGGCGGGTTGGAGCCGGGCACACTGACGGTCCTTGCGTCTCGGCCTGGCCTGGGCAGGAGCACCCTCCTGCAGAACATCTGCCAGTGGAACGTCGGCGGCAGGTTCCTGGGCGGGCTCCCACAGGCGCAGGAGCGGGAGGCGGTCTCCGCCCTGTTCGCCTCCACGGAGCAGAGCACGGAGCAGATCATGGTCCGCCTGCTGTCCGCGGCTGCTCGGGTGGAGCGTGACCACATCCGGACGGGCGAGCTCACCGACGAGGACCTCCGCCGGCTGGAGCGTGCGCAGTCGGTCCTGGAGGTCGCCCCGCTGTTCGTGATGGCGTCGGCCTCGTTCACGGACGGCCAGCTGACGGAGCACGCCCGGCGCCTGGTGCACGAGCACCAGGTCCAGCTCGTCGGGGTCGACGGCCTGGAGGCGATGGGCCCCGGTCTCTCCCTCGGCCAGGCGGCACGGGCGTTGAAGGCCCTCGCGCGCGAGCTGGCCGTTCCCATCGTTGCCACCGCCCCGTTGTGGGCCGCGTCGAGGCGGCCCCACAGGATGCCGGCCCTGGAGGACCTGCAGGACGAGATTGTCTTCGCCGCGGACACGGTGGTCCTGGTCCACCGCGAGGACGCGTACGACCCGACGTCCCGCCCGTGGGAGGCCGACCTCGTCGTCGCGAAGGCACGGAGCGCGCGCCCCGGCATTGCCGCCAACATCGCCTTCCAGTCCCACTACGCGCGCTTCACGGACTTCGTACCGTCGTGA